Genomic window (Spiroplasma sabaudiense Ar-1343):
ATCCATAAATTTTTCAAAGTCTGCTAAAATTCACTCATGAACAGAATCTAATTCGTTCATTTTTTCAACAATTTCTGTTCAACCCGAAACCATTGGCATTTGATCAGAACCTACAGGCATTAAAATACGATTATTTGAAGATGCGGCTTTAGTTTTTAAAAAATCCAGTTCTGAATCAGCAAAATTTATATAGTATTGCGCATGTTCTTTTGCTCGAGTTTTTGAATCCCACTCTTGTCAATTGTCTGACTTTGATCACTTTTTATTATATTGTTGTAATAAACCTCCCACACCAGTGAAATATCCATGCTTATAAAATGAATAGGTTGGGCATTTGGTTCCGTCATCAGCCTCTCAAATATTAAATAAATTATTATTTAATAGCTCATCGTCCCCTCCCCTTCAGTTAATTATTCCTTTATTTTGCGTTTTGGAAATAATTTGTGGCAAATTAGAATTGAAACCAAATGTATCTGGTAAATAACCAACTCTCATTGAACGACCTAATTTTTCACTGAGCTTTGTTCCGATTAGTAAATTTCTTACAATTGATTCACCAGTGGCATTAAACATATCTGTTTGGGTATATCACGGACCAACAACCAATTTATTTTCTTTAATAATTTTTTTAACTTTTCCAAGTTTTTGAGGAAAAAGGTTTAAAAAATCATCAACAACTGAATACTGAGCGTCAAATACAAAAGGGGCTTCGTTTTCGTTCCTTTCGTTGGCTTCTATAATTTGTTTCATGTTATCAACCAAATAAGCATCGCTGACTTCTTTGGTAAAATATCATTCCTTGTCTCAGTGTGTATGAGGAACAAGATATATCTTTCATTTTTTCAAAATATTTATCTCCTATCTTTTTTATTATAATTTAATTACTTATTTAGAGGACTCAATTAAATTGGTTTAGAATATTATTCCAATATATTGCTTTGTTTTAGAAAAATATATACTGTTTTTTGCAATTATATTATTGAAAAAAATTTATTATAAATAGATTTCATTTTGGTTTAAAAAATTTTCAAAAATTTAGACAACTTAATTGAACTTAAAACTTGTAAGATTTTTTAATCACAAATATTTTAAACTCAAGAGCTTTATAAATTAGTCCCGAATATTGTTTTGGGTGTGACTATTTTCTAAATTTTTCAAAAAAAAATGACTCCAGAAAGTCAATTTTGTACTAGTTTATAAAAAAATTATAGTGCTGTACTTCGTAATACTTTATTTTTTAAAAGCCTAAATCGACTTTAATGTCTTCACGAGCTTCTGGTGTTGCTTCAAAAAACATTTTTGTTTCTAGCTTAGCGTTGCTTGCCGCCACAATTGCTGGTCAAGTTTGAATTTGAGCGTTGAATTTACGAATTTCAGTATTATAAAATCTTCGTGCCGCTGCAATATTGTCTTCACAATCAACTATTGCTTTTTGTAATTCTTTTACTACTTCACTTGCTCTTAAATTTGGATAGTTCTCAAGCGCAATATTAACTTTTCCCAAATTAGTATTTATTTTATTTTCATATTCAGCAAAATCTTGGGGAGCAATTTTCCCCGAAGTTCTTAAACTTGTTACTTCAAGTAGTGTTTTATTTTCATAATTCATATAACTTTTTGTCGAATCCACCAATTTCATTAAAGTGTCGGCTCTTCTTCTAAGTTGAACATCTATGTCTGAAGTTGTTTCTTCAATTTTTTGTTCTTGACGTTTAAAGCTATTTTTTGTTCCAATGTACAACCACAAAGTTATGGTTAAGGTAAAGACAAAAGACATGTAAACTATGAATTTACCAAAGCGATTTGCTTTAACTACAATTATTTCATTTTTTAATTTTGGTTCGTGTGCCATATTTTTTCCTCAATCTAATTTTTTTAAATTGTGTTAACAATGTTTACTAATCCGGGAACACTTCCAATGTTTGAATATATTTAAGAGTGCTAAAAATATCTTTTGATTCTGAGGTTACTTTTTTGTATATTTCGTTGCTTATTGTTTTAATATTATTTCCCGGGGGAAGTTCTCAAATTATATATGTATCTTTATGTACTATCGCCCTATTTAGGACTTCCATAAAAATTGAATTGCGGTCCATAAATAAATACTTCACTCCAACCTGATCTTTATTTTTGTTAAAATCTAGCAAATTATTCATTTTTTTAGGACTTAAAAATTTTCTTGATAAAATTTGATTAGTTGAATAAACATTCGTTTGCTTGTTGAAATCATTAGATTCCAGTTCAATTTTTTCTATTCCTTTTTCTTTAAAAAAAGGAGACTTTGAATAATAAAAGTTTATTGGAGCTTCTACAACATCATATTCAAAATTTGCTACCATAAAAGTTTGAGTATAGTAATTGTAAATTCTTTGATTATTTTTTGAGACCGTTACCAAAGTTCTGGAGTTTACCACACCATAAGAAAATCCTTGATCCTCTAAATTAAAATTAACAAAGCTAGCCCCTGTTGTTTCAACACCTTTAACAAATGCTTCTACCTTAAAGATTCCTAGTTTATAAGTATCGGCGATTCTCATGTTTTTTATATATCCCTGAGTTATATTACTTAATTCAATATTAAAATACTTAACCATATTAAAATTTTCTTTCAAAGAATTTCTAAACTTCTTTTTTTTAGAATAATAAATTGACAGAAAAATAGCGCCAATAACTCCGCTTAGTATTATTAAAGATAAAATTATAGGATAAAGATAACCCAAAGATTTAAGGTCTTCTGCTAAAGCTATGAATATGATAGTTCCAAAAAAACCGATTCCAAATAATATATATGGTAAAACTGGATTTGGTATTTTCAGTTCCTTCTTGGTATTTTTAAAATATTCCTTGCAATCTTCTTCAATTACTTTTTTTAGGTCAACTTTTTCAAAATCTTCCATTTTACTCGCCTTTCTAAAAAATATAAATAATTTTTTAATGTTTTTGAATAACAGCTCTTTTTTAGACTGCAAATCGGGCTTTAATTTTTTTTAAAATACTATTCACACATTATTTTATTTTTTATTAACTCCCAAAATAATTATATCTTTAATAACGATATTTTGTCTACAAATAAAAAATTATTTAAAAATTATGATAGGCTTTGGTCAAATTTTTTTTAATGTAAAAAATTAAGTATAATTTATCAAATATTGGCGATTTAGATCTGCAAAAATAGCAATACAAAATTTTTAAGGTAATAAACTTAAAATTTTATAATAAATAAAAAAATAGCTGAAAAACATTTTTTCAGATTCTATATTCAGCTTATTAAAAATGTAACTTCAGTTATAAATGATTTATTTGTAGTACGACCAATTAATAAATTATATATTTTTAATACCGAATTCAAAAGGCTTTTATTATTTTTAATTTTGAACTTTGCATCATAAATCCAATTCTGAAAAATTTTTTAATAGCTTGAATTTTTGGATAGTTCATTAGCACCAATCAAATTGGAATCATTTAAAAATTTGCATTTTAATATTGTAAAATTCTGCTTCATATTTGAAAGTTTATATAGTTCTTTTACTTTTTTATTTAATAAATTTAAAAATAATTCATTTGAACTAATTGCTCCACCAATTAAAACTAAATCAGTATCAATGGTAAAAGAAATGTTTATTATTGATTTGGATAGTGAATAAATTTGAGCATTTACCAATTCTTTGGCATTTTCGTCTTTTAAATAAGATTCATAAATTTCTTTTCCGGTCTTTGTATTACCAGAAATTTTTTTATATCTTTTTTCTAATGAGTACATTCCAGATGTTTCAGAAAAATTTAAATATTTTTCATTTTCAATTTTTTCTAAGAAGCATCCTATTTCACCGGCCATTAAATGATTTCCCTTATGAATTTTTTTATTAATTATAACTGTCGAACCAATGCCTGTCCCAATTACCAATACAAGACCATTGTCTACATCAATAGCATTACCTTTTCTCATTTCAGCAATTGCTGCACACTTTGCATCATTTTCAATATAAACATTTTTATGAAATAATTCAAATAATTTCTTTTTGAAATTTATTTCATGATTTCTTTGAATTGCAGATAACCCTGACATTTCACCAGTTTCATTATTTATCAATCCAGGAAATGACAGACAAATATTATTGATGTTATTAATTTCAACTGAAGTCTTTATGTAATTAACAATTTTTTCAAATAAATTTTTGGCCGTTATTAGTGAATCATATTTAATTATATCTTTTTTAATAAATGCATCATTTTTAATAAATGCTACTTTGGTGGACATACCACCAACATCGAAACATAGATTCATTAGATTATTTTTTCCTCAATTCTAGTCTATAAGTAATTTTTTATTGAAATAAAAAATTAATTTGCTTTAAAGTTTTCATTAGCAAAATTCATTTTATTTTTTCCCTATTTTAAATTTGGTTCTCAAATTATTTCTTGAATACCATCGAAAAGCATAAGAGATCGTTATTTTATTTTTTAACTATAAATTTATTTTTGATAATTTTAATATTCAATTTATTAATTAAAGTTTTGTTGATCTTAAAATAAAAGATTTATTTTGAATATTTTTGATTTTACTGGGAATAATCTATAAATACGATTTTAAATATTTGAAAAATCAATATTGTCAAAATGTTCTGTGATTATTTCCGCACTTCAACCTAACTAAAAAAATTATTGTCAAATTTCATTAATTTATTTTGAATATTTTTTGCTTTTCTTTTATTATTTTCCTCCTGATATAATTATGAATAGATTTATTAATTTGTTGTATTGTTTTATATATTTTGGAATAATATTCCTTCACTAAAGATATTATCCAATTTTTTAAAAAAATTTTTTGACTTGATCAAAAAATTTTAAATTTAAACTTTATTAAAAATACTATCACGTTAAAAGCAACTCAGACAGCTTTAATAAAATAAAAGGTTATTCAAATAAAACTTAAAAAAATTTATGCTACTTACCAATGATTTTTTTATTTGGGTTTGTTAAAAAATTTAAATATCAATATTTGTTTTTGATTTCTTAATATTCTAAATAATTTTTTTGATTAGTTCATTAGGTATATCCTGAATAACTTTTGAAATTATTTCAGCTTTAGAAAATTTTTTTCAAAGTTCAATAAGTTTTTGTGATTCAATATCTTTGGGATTTAAGTAAAGTAGTGCATTTTCGAATGTTTTTTTTAAAAAATTATGGGCTAGATTATTTTCAATTGCAAAAGTTAAAGGGCCTAGTATTCTTTCTTTGAGTTGAATTTTTTGAATCGGATTTCTGCAAATTCTCTCCAAGTTATCAACTAGATATGGGTTTGAAAATCTTTTTAAAACTTTTTCGCAGTATTTTTTAACTTCTTTAATTTCAAAATTATATTTAAAACTAATTATTTTTCCGACCTCTTGCAAATAATTTTCAATGAACTTTAGTGTTTCGTTATTTTCTAATGCTTCTTTTAAAAAAGGAACTTTAAATTTATCAACTTGCCAACGATATCAACCAATTGATGCATGTGCGCCATTTAACAAACAAATTTTTTTATTTATTTCCCCATCAATATTGTTCGAATAAGCGACTGAACTCAATTTTTTAATAGTATCAGGTCACTGTTCAACATTTGCAACTCAAGAAAAATATTTTTCAACACTAACATCCAGACCTTTCTGAACTGAATTTGGAACAATTCTATCAACAACACAATCAACAAAAAAAATATTTTTTAAGTTTTCGGTTTGTTGACTAATCAATGTTTTAAAATACGAAGAAACTTTGTATCCGTTTTCACAACACATTATCACTAATGGATTTTTGCGACTTTTAATTATCTTTAAAATTTGAGGAATAATATATTTTAAGTTATTTTGCCCAATTGAAATTGTCAGAATACTATAATCTTCAAAATTGTTTTCAATATCAGAATTTAAAATTTCTTTAGTCGTAATTGCTGAAATGTTTTTAATCTCAATATTATTTATTTTTGTTCCCATCTCAATTACTTCATATTTTTTTTGTAAATTTATTTGGTCAACGATTTCTTGGTTTACATCAATAAATAATAATTTTTCAATCGCTTTGTCTTGAAATAATATCGGAGCAATAAAACCACGACCAATATTTCCGGCTCCAAAATGTATTGCTTTCATGTTAGTCTCCAATCTTAAATTCATTAAATAGTAATTGTGGAGTGGTATTAATCAGCAACTCATTGACTTTTTCAATTTCACTAAATTTTTCAGCGATATTAGCTAAAATTTCTAAGTGTAAATTATTGCTTGAAGCAATTCCTACAATAAAGTTTACTGGTTCATCAAATTTTACTGGATCTTTATAATGTAAAATAACGATACCTGAATTTATAATCATTTCTTGACTGCCATCTTCACCATGAGGAATTGCAATTTTATTTCCAATATAAGTTGTTACTTTTGCCTCGCGTCTAAGCATTGAAGAAATGTATTCTGGTTTTGCATAACCTAAATCAACTAGTTTTTTTCCAGCTCTAGTAATGGCATCTGTTTTTGATTCGCTGGGTAAATTTGTTTCTATGTTTTCTATTTTTAAAATGTTTTGCATCTCTGTATTTCTCTTTTCCATTTTTTGTTTATAAAATATTTCATTCAATTTTTCATGAATAATTGCTTTATTTTCGACACTAAAAATTACTGGCAGGTGAAGCGTGTTTTGTGCATTTGTATTTGTTATTTCAATTGAGGAAATGACCAAATCAAATTGGTCAATAATTTTGTTATTAATAAAAGCAAATGGCATCGCCTCAATATAAGCTCGCTTATAAATCGTTTTTAAATAAGTGGCTAACATTTTACTTTGACCCATCCCTCCAATACAAACAGTTAAAATTTTCATAGGTAAATTGTAAAGTTGGGTGTCCAATCAAACTGTTAGATAAATAAAAATTCCATAAGTAATTTGATCTTGATCGTTTTCAACTAAAAAATATTTATTAATCGTACGTCTTAAGTGAATTCACAAGTACTGATAATTATTAATATAGTTTTTTATTTTTGAAATATAATTTTTTATTGATAAGTCATATTTTAAATTGTTTTCAACTAAACTATTTTCCAAATGCGAGCGAATGTTTTGCAAAATGTCTTCATCAAAGTTTAGTCCTGAGTTAAGCAAATTTTTTACCAGAATTTTGATTTCATTTATGCATCTTTCAATAACTTCGTTTTTTTCAGGTTTAATAGTTTTTTTATTAAACCGTTCGATTAACTGACTGGTATCGTTTTTTGTTACTATATTCTGAATTATTATTTTTATATCAGGATTTGAATTTTCTAAAAACAGATTCAAAATTTTTTTATTGCATTCATCGTTAATCCAAATTGTAATTAACATCGCTAGTAAGATTGTGTCAATCTCATTTCACTCAATGTTTTCTTTTGTAATTAAGTTTATTAGATTTGAATAAATTGTATTAAAATTATCGATTTGATAATTATTCTTTAAGATTTTATATATGTAACTATTGAAAAAGTTTTTGACGAATTGATTTTTAATAAAGCTGGTTGTTTGATTAGATAAGAAGTTCAAAAATATTAAATCAATAAAAATTGCATGTTTGTGATGGGGAGCTAATAAATTAATTGTTAAACCTTTTTTCAAATCATTTGAAATTATTGCCTCATATTTTAAAAGAACATTGTTGAGATCCTTAAAATCATTTTGAACTTGGGTTGTTGGTACTTCCAAGTCATCTGCTAAGTCCAATATGGTTATTTTTTCATCGGTTTTCATAAAGTGGTTAAAAATATAAATTAAACGCTCGTGCTTAGTAAATTTATCTTTGTCATCGCTTAAACTTTTTCACATTGCACTTGTGTCACCAATTAGTGTCAGTTTGCCTTCAAAACTTTTAACAAATAAATCATATTTTTTAAAATAAACATTTATACTTTGAACTGCTCGCAAAATAGTTTTTTCAGAAGTTGAAAACTTATTGCTAAGCTGGGAAACTAAAATAGTTTTGTAATTTAAAAGCAAATAAACAATTTGTTCATTTCGATCTGAATTCATTCTATCTTAACTCCTTTTCTTTAGTAGCGACTACTTGAATTTCTTCAATAATATTTTTGTAAAAATTGTTATCTAAAAAATTTGAAATACTTCGATGAATTGCTTTAGGACATTTTTTCATTGCCAAAGGAGTTAAAGCACTTTGAGTGATAACAAATTCACTGTTTTCAGGAAGTTCTTTGATTGGAAAGTTTTTAACTTCAATTTCTAAATCCGCTGCCTTTAAATGTTTACGAAGCAATCCAGCCCCCATTGCACTTGAACCCATTCCAGCTTCGCAGGCAAAGATGATTAGTTGCGGTTTTTTCATTTCCTCTTGTAGTTTTAATACATTAGATTTTTTACCTTTTAATTCTAAAGTTTTTTTAGTAGCAAGATTTAAATCAATCATTCCTTGTTTAGAGTATTTTTTACGATTAATTATAAAAATTAATGCGGCAGTACCAAATGCAGTGGCACTACTTGCTAGTATTCCAACACTCAATCACAAATAGTTTAATCCAGAGGATTGAGCGAAAATAAAGATCGCAATAATTGATCCTGGGCTTGCGGGCGCTATAAGACCAACATTAAAAATTTGAAAAATAGCGTTACCAGCAATTCCGCCCCCAATTAAAGCTAGCAGCATTTCAAAACGCATCAGTACAAATGGGAAATATACTTCGTGAATTCCCCCAAATAAGTGAATCACGCTAGCTCCAGCAGCATTTCCCCTAGATTTTTTATCAAATAATATAATGGCAACTAGCAATCCAAACCCTGGTCCGGGATTGGCTTCTAATAAAAATAAAACACTTTTGCCGTGTTCTGCAACCAATTGAGTTCCGATTGGAGTTAAAACCCCATGATTAATAGCATTGTTTAAGAATAAAACCTTTGCTGGTTCAATAATTATTGCTGCCAAAAAGATCATTGAATTATTTATTAAAAATTCAACTGCTTTGGCAAAAGCTCACGAAATTGAATTGAAGACATAAGGCATTCCATAGAACGAGCCAACACACATTATGGCTCCCAAAATTCCCAAACTAAAATTATTGACAAGCATTTCAAAACCTTGTTTAATGCGATTTTCCACTAGTTTATCAAAACCTTTTAAAATTCCTGCAGCAAGTGGACCGACCATCATTGCTGCCAAAAATTGTGGTGATGGTGTGGAACCGTCAATAAAGCCAGGGTTGACTTGATTTCCCGCAATTACTCCAAATACCACAAGGGTTGCAACCATTCCCCCGCGGGTTCCATGAACAATTTTTCCTGCATTAAATGCAATCAAAGTGGGTAAAAGGTAAGTCATCATATTAACAATGATATAGTCATTGATTATCGCCACAGGAGTTCACCCTGTTGGGATGAAAAATGCTGTCAGTAGTCCTCAAGCAATCATGATTCCAATCATTGGCATAATCATTGAACTTAATCAGCCCCCAAACTTTTGAATTCGCCGAACAATAGTTTGCTTGTCAAAGTTGCGCTTTCAAAAAAGTTTATGACGTTCTTTGGAACTTAATTTACTATCAAGTTCTTTTATTACTTCTTTCATAGTTTTCACCTCATAATAATTTTGACACCCAAGAAACACAAACCATAACATTTTTGGAAATTTTTTGTCTTTTTAATGTACAAAAAATAGAAAAAATAGAAAATATAAGAACTATTTTTGATATAGTTATAATGACTAGCAGCATTGTAGTTGTTGGTGGGAGGATATATGAACATTTATTCTAGCGCAGTAAATGAGGCAATCTCCAAGACCCTTCTGGACTGACCCCTGTGGTCAGCTATAATTGCCACAATTTCAGTAATTTCTTTGGGATTTATTTTAACCGTTAAGGGGATTATAAATAAGGATTGGGATCAAGCATTTATAAAGTTTGTGATGCTCTTGGGGTTGCCCTCGTTAGTACTAAAAAGCTTTTTAGCAGATATTGATATTGATAAATTCATTTCAGAATTATCTGTTATCATCTTAGGATTTATTTTTTATCTAATTATGACAATGGTATCGCGAGTTTTCTTTTTGAAATATAACCGCGACATCCAAGATACTTTAGCAATGTGTGTTTCATTGGGTTCTACTGCTTACTTTGGGTTACCATTAATTCGTGAAATGTTTGGAACCCCCGGAGAGCTAACCGCCAATAACTTTAACATTTCTTATTGAGTATTTTTGTGTTCTGTTGGCTTTCTAATTATGAGCAAAGATAACACAATAACAACTCAAGTAGGGTTATTTACTAAAACAGAATTAAAATTAAAAAAAGAAAATTTGACTCCTGCAGAAATGGAACTGCTTTTAAAAGACCAAACCCAATTAAAAAAACAATTAAAACAAGATGGATTAGTCGAAGCTCGTAAAATGCGTAACGCTAATTTGAAAAAAATTTTTTCAAATCCAGTTTTAATAGCCA
Coding sequences:
- a CDS encoding LemA family protein, producing the protein MAHEPKLKNEIIVVKANRFGKFIVYMSFVFTLTITLWLYIGTKNSFKRQEQKIEETTSDIDVQLRRRADTLMKLVDSTKSYMNYENKTLLEVTSLRTSGKIAPQDFAEYENKINTNLGKVNIALENYPNLRASEVVKELQKAIVDCEDNIAAARRFYNTEIRKFNAQIQTWPAIVAASNAKLETKMFFEATPEAREDIKVDLGF
- a CDS encoding DUF3137 domain-containing protein, with translation MEDFEKVDLKKVIEEDCKEYFKNTKKELKIPNPVLPYILFGIGFFGTIIFIALAEDLKSLGYLYPIILSLIILSGVIGAIFLSIYYSKKKKFRNSLKENFNMVKYFNIELSNITQGYIKNMRIADTYKLGIFKVEAFVKGVETTGASFVNFNLEDQGFSYGVVNSRTLVTVSKNNQRIYNYYTQTFMVANFEYDVVEAPINFYYSKSPFFKEKGIEKIELESNDFNKQTNVYSTNQILSRKFLSPKKMNNLLDFNKNKDQVGVKYLFMDRNSIFMEVLNRAIVHKDTYIIWELPPGNNIKTISNEIYKKVTSESKDIFSTLKYIQTLEVFPD
- a CDS encoding ROK family protein, with translation MNLCFDVGGMSTKVAFIKNDAFIKKDIIKYDSLITAKNLFEKIVNYIKTSVEINNINNICLSFPGLINNETGEMSGLSAIQRNHEINFKKKLFELFHKNVYIENDAKCAAIAEMRKGNAIDVDNGLVLVIGTGIGSTVIINKKIHKGNHLMAGEIGCFLEKIENEKYLNFSETSGMYSLEKRYKKISGNTKTGKEIYESYLKDENAKELVNAQIYSLSKSIINISFTIDTDLVLIGGAISSNELFLNLLNKKVKELYKLSNMKQNFTILKCKFLNDSNLIGANELSKNSSY
- a CDS encoding mannitol dehydrogenase family protein, producing MKAIHFGAGNIGRGFIAPILFQDKAIEKLLFIDVNQEIVDQINLQKKYEVIEMGTKINNIEIKNISAITTKEILNSDIENNFEDYSILTISIGQNNLKYIIPQILKIIKSRKNPLVIMCCENGYKVSSYFKTLISQQTENLKNIFFVDCVVDRIVPNSVQKGLDVSVEKYFSWVANVEQWPDTIKKLSSVAYSNNIDGEINKKICLLNGAHASIGWYRWQVDKFKVPFLKEALENNETLKFIENYLQEVGKIISFKYNFEIKEVKKYCEKVLKRFSNPYLVDNLERICRNPIQKIQLKERILGPLTFAIENNLAHNFLKKTFENALLYLNPKDIESQKLIELWKKFSKAEIISKVIQDIPNELIKKII
- a CDS encoding PTS sugar transporter subunit IIA, yielding MNSDRNEQIVYLLLNYKTILVSQLSNKFSTSEKTILRAVQSINVYFKKYDLFVKSFEGKLTLIGDTSAMWKSLSDDKDKFTKHERLIYIFNHFMKTDEKITILDLADDLEVPTTQVQNDFKDLNNVLLKYEAIISNDLKKGLTINLLAPHHKHAIFIDLIFLNFLSNQTTSFIKNQFVKNFFNSYIYKILKNNYQIDNFNTIYSNLINLITKENIEWNEIDTILLAMLITIWINDECNKKILNLFLENSNPDIKIIIQNIVTKNDTSQLIERFNKKTIKPEKNEVIERCINEIKILVKNLLNSGLNFDEDILQNIRSHLENSLVENNLKYDLSIKNYISKIKNYINNYQYLWIHLRRTINKYFLVENDQDQITYGIFIYLTVWLDTQLYNLPMKILTVCIGGMGQSKMLATYLKTIYKRAYIEAMPFAFINNKIIDQFDLVISSIEITNTNAQNTLHLPVIFSVENKAIIHEKLNEIFYKQKMEKRNTEMQNILKIENIETNLPSESKTDAITRAGKKLVDLGYAKPEYISSMLRREAKVTTYIGNKIAIPHGEDGSQEMIINSGIVILHYKDPVKFDEPVNFIVGIASSNNLHLEILANIAEKFSEIEKVNELLINTTPQLLFNEFKIGD
- a CDS encoding PTS mannitol transporter subunit IICB (CmtA with CmtB possibly forms the mannitol-like permease component of the cryptic mannitol phosphotransferase system, which phosphorylates and transports various carbohydrates and polyhydric alcohols in Escherichia coli; cytoplasmic protein); the protein is MKEVIKELDSKLSSKERHKLFWKRNFDKQTIVRRIQKFGGWLSSMIMPMIGIMIAWGLLTAFFIPTGWTPVAIINDYIIVNMMTYLLPTLIAFNAGKIVHGTRGGMVATLVVFGVIAGNQVNPGFIDGSTPSPQFLAAMMVGPLAAGILKGFDKLVENRIKQGFEMLVNNFSLGILGAIMCVGSFYGMPYVFNSISWAFAKAVEFLINNSMIFLAAIIIEPAKVLFLNNAINHGVLTPIGTQLVAEHGKSVLFLLEANPGPGFGLLVAIILFDKKSRGNAAGASVIHLFGGIHEVYFPFVLMRFEMLLALIGGGIAGNAIFQIFNVGLIAPASPGSIIAIFIFAQSSGLNYLWLSVGILASSATAFGTAALIFIINRKKYSKQGMIDLNLATKKTLELKGKKSNVLKLQEEMKKPQLIIFACEAGMGSSAMGAGLLRKHLKAADLEIEVKNFPIKELPENSEFVITQSALTPLAMKKCPKAIHRSISNFLDNNFYKNIIEEIQVVATKEKELR
- a CDS encoding AEC family transporter, yielding MNIYSSAVNEAISKTLLDWPLWSAIIATISVISLGFILTVKGIINKDWDQAFIKFVMLLGLPSLVLKSFLADIDIDKFISELSVIILGFIFYLIMTMVSRVFFLKYNRDIQDTLAMCVSLGSTAYFGLPLIREMFGTPGELTANNFNISYWVFLCSVGFLIMSKDNTITTQVGLFTKTELKLKKENLTPAEMELLLKDQTQLKKQLKQDGLVEARKMRNANLKKIFSNPVLIATMIGFFIWATQLIPGIRFVSYNGVDKFSPLRVDLIFPPIANILTALAAVCTPLAWIAIGMKMAKGNIKKAIKDKNVWYATFIRIIVVPIIALILTIIVATIGNASGGWTIDGIQLSVILIMAATPPANVIVVYAINFDKEPELACNLTSISTIAAIVTMPIWTVIGAVLGSTPIFN